A genomic segment from Clostridia bacterium encodes:
- a CDS encoding ferrous iron transporter B has protein sequence MRAGYLSDANDVRDRVVAALYREAEEIVRKAVRKTNPEKTWETKLDDFLTAPVTGFATMVFLLGLAFWITIVGANYPSEMLARLFAYGEEGLLRLLTWLHVPAGLVNLLVLGIFRTLGWVVSVMLPPMAIFFPLFTLMEDFGYLPRVAFNLDYLFKKCGTHGKQALTMCMGFGCNAAGVVACRIIDSPRERLIATLTNNFVPCNGRFPTLILMATLFLAGTLGSLGVAMIVLAVVLLGMAVTLLVSHLLSKTLLKGVPSTFSLELPPFRKPLLGQVIVRSLLDRTIFVLGRAVLVAAPAGLVIYLLANIDAGGVPLLQHAAGWLDPFARAIGLDGIILLAFILGLPANEIVVPLILMGYLAGGSLMEMESISELRELLAVRQGWTWLTAVNVMLFSLFHFPCGTTLLTILKETKSRKWTALAFVIPTGVGLGLCFLLTQVVRWLGLA, from the coding sequence ATGAGAGCAGGGTACCTGTCCGATGCCAACGATGTCAGGGACCGGGTGGTAGCGGCTTTGTACCGGGAAGCAGAGGAGATTGTCCGCAAGGCCGTGAGAAAAACTAACCCGGAGAAGACCTGGGAGACCAAGCTGGACGACTTTTTGACGGCACCGGTCACCGGTTTTGCCACCATGGTTTTTTTGCTGGGCCTGGCCTTTTGGATCACCATTGTGGGAGCCAACTACCCGTCGGAAATGCTGGCTAGACTTTTCGCTTACGGGGAAGAGGGGTTGTTAAGGCTGCTGACTTGGCTTCACGTTCCGGCAGGGTTGGTGAACCTGTTGGTCTTAGGGATCTTCCGCACTTTAGGCTGGGTGGTCTCGGTGATGCTGCCGCCCATGGCCATCTTTTTTCCCCTGTTCACTTTGATGGAAGATTTCGGTTACTTGCCCCGGGTGGCGTTTAACCTGGATTATCTATTCAAAAAATGCGGCACTCACGGCAAACAAGCCTTGACCATGTGCATGGGCTTCGGCTGCAATGCGGCCGGGGTGGTGGCTTGCCGCATCATTGATTCGCCGCGGGAAAGGTTGATTGCCACTCTCACGAACAATTTCGTCCCCTGCAACGGCCGGTTTCCCACTTTGATCCTGATGGCCACTCTCTTCTTGGCAGGGACTCTGGGGAGCCTGGGCGTAGCCATGATCGTGCTGGCCGTGGTATTACTGGGCATGGCGGTGACTCTCTTGGTTTCCCACTTGCTCAGTAAAACGTTGTTAAAGGGCGTCCCGTCTACTTTTTCCTTGGAACTGCCTCCCTTTCGCAAACCCCTGCTTGGGCAAGTCATTGTTCGTTCCCTCTTGGACCGTACCATCTTTGTCCTTGGCCGAGCGGTGCTGGTGGCAGCGCCTGCGGGACTGGTCATTTACCTGCTGGCCAATATTGACGCCGGCGGCGTTCCGTTACTCCAGCATGCGGCAGGTTGGTTGGATCCTTTTGCCCGGGCCATCGGCTTGGATGGGATCATCTTGCTGGCATTCATTTTAGGGCTGCCTGCCAATGAGATTGTGGTGCCGTTGATATTGATGGGGTACCTGGCCGGCGGCAGCTTAATGGAGATGGAAAGTATCAGCGAGTTGCGCGAATTGCTGGCAGTCCGGCAGGGCTGGACCTGGCTCACCGCCGTCAATGTGATGCTGTTTTCCCTGTTTCATTTTCCTTGCGGCACTACGCTGTTAACGATCCTGAAAGAAACAAAAAGCAGGAAATGGACTGCCCTGGCCTTCGTCATCCCTACCGGGGTAGGCCTCGGTCTCTGTTTCCTGCTTACACAAGTGGTTCGCTGGTTGGGGCTGGCCTAA
- a CDS encoding LemA family protein — protein sequence MKGKGLLIIIIALLLLVILPVFGSYNSLVALEEQVNNRWSQVENQLARRADLIPNLVETVKGYAAHESAIFTEIADARSRLIGAGNVAERIEAENQLSGALSRLLAIAENYPNLKADANFRQLQDELAGTENRIAVARKDYNDAVTAYNTRIRRFPTVLFAGLMGFTPKVYFEAPEGAQQAPIVDFSTN from the coding sequence TTGAAGGGGAAAGGGCTCTTAATTATCATTATCGCACTGCTCCTCTTGGTAATCCTGCCCGTTTTCGGCAGCTACAACAGCCTGGTGGCGCTGGAAGAACAGGTCAACAACCGGTGGTCCCAAGTGGAAAACCAGCTCGCCCGGCGTGCTGATTTGATTCCCAACCTGGTAGAAACGGTTAAGGGCTATGCCGCCCATGAGAGCGCTATCTTTACCGAAATCGCCGATGCCCGGTCCCGTTTGATCGGTGCGGGCAATGTGGCAGAAAGAATTGAAGCGGAAAACCAATTGTCCGGCGCCCTGTCCCGGCTGCTGGCAATTGCGGAAAACTACCCCAACTTAAAGGCAGATGCCAATTTCCGCCAGCTGCAAGATGAATTGGCCGGTACGGAAAACCGCATTGCCGTGGCTCGCAAGGATTACAATGATGCCGTCACCGCTTACAACACCCGGATCCGCCGCTTCCCGACGGTGCTTTTTGCCGGGTTGATGGGCTTTACACCGAAAGTCTATTTTGAAGCCCCTGAAGGTGCCCAGCAGGCTCCGATCGTGGACTTCAGCACCAACTAA
- a CDS encoding TPM domain-containing protein has product MRKNSLLIAILLVLSLTGGALAAPPVPPAPNPARPVNDFAGMLEPDHISRMEGVALALKKASGADLVAVTVDNLGGYTIEEYALELFRTWGLGDKEQHNGVLLLVNKENVLADRSGRVRIEVGYGLEGAIPDGKAGRILDEYVLPAWAKGSFSEGIYHGYMALAAAIAEEYDIDLSRAEELAGLSDYQTAPEDELSLGTIIVILIIILIIAGLQSQQTRRRPPRRRSFYDDDHWGGPFISGGGFGRGGFGGGGFGGFGGVSSGGGGASR; this is encoded by the coding sequence TTGCGGAAAAACAGCCTGCTGATCGCTATACTGCTGGTTCTTAGCCTGACCGGTGGGGCCCTGGCGGCTCCGCCGGTCCCCCCGGCCCCTAATCCGGCCCGGCCGGTGAATGATTTTGCCGGGATGCTGGAGCCGGATCACATCAGTCGCATGGAAGGGGTGGCCCTGGCCCTGAAAAAAGCCAGCGGTGCCGACCTGGTGGCAGTAACCGTGGATAACTTAGGCGGGTACACCATCGAGGAATATGCTTTGGAATTGTTTCGTACCTGGGGCCTGGGAGACAAGGAGCAGCATAACGGGGTGCTGCTGCTGGTCAACAAAGAGAACGTTTTGGCCGACCGGAGCGGTCGGGTGCGCATCGAGGTAGGCTACGGCCTGGAAGGTGCCATTCCCGATGGGAAAGCCGGGCGGATCCTGGACGAATATGTACTGCCGGCCTGGGCTAAAGGCAGTTTCAGTGAAGGTATTTACCATGGTTATATGGCCCTGGCGGCAGCCATTGCGGAGGAATACGACATCGATTTGAGCCGGGCGGAGGAACTGGCCGGGCTCAGTGATTATCAAACGGCTCCGGAAGACGAGCTCTCCTTGGGAACAATTATCGTCATTTTAATTATTATCCTGATCATTGCCGGCCTGCAGTCCCAACAAACTCGCAGGCGTCCACCCCGCCGCCGTTCCTTCTACGACGACGATCACTGGGGCGGCCCCTTTATCAGCGGGGGCGGTTTCGGCCGCGGCGGTTTCGGCGGTGGCGGCTTTGGCGGTTTTGGCGGCGTTTCCTCGGGCGGCGGGGGAGCCAGCCGTTAG